In Myxococcus stipitatus, the following are encoded in one genomic region:
- a CDS encoding methyl-accepting chemotaxis protein, with protein MNIGNRIAVGFGLSLLVLLALATVAFQGARQLTDTTEGLLKAHENFRLVRELRALLIDAETGQRGFLLTGEDPYLEPYQQAISALQQDQSLLRDALAPYPEQRNRMVRLEPLVVSRLALLEEGIRLRRQEGLEAALPVIRSNRGRQLMDQIRDVINEMLADEQERWTEHANEARAAAQQMRWVLAVCTVLGVLIVGLGSYLVTRSITVPLRQLMMGAEQLGLGHLNHRINLKGRDEMTELARAFNEMAERRQQSEIHIAKQSEQREHTLRTVAEFVNQLASTSAEILASTTEQVAGAQEQGSAVTETVSTIEEITKTSEEAAGRARDVSNSARHAEEVGRAGRRSVEEAVTSMSVLREQVESIASRILALAEQAQAIGDIITTVNDISEQTHMLALNASIEASRAGENGRGFAVVATEVKALADQSKKATGQVRQILGQIQKATHGAVMTTEEGTKSVASTTRIVSEAGTTIQALSDLLAQASLTAAQIAASANQQATGIAQIRQAMHDVNQATQQGLMSSRQTERAMQDINGMGQKLKTLLEEYGR; from the coding sequence ATGAACATCGGCAACCGCATCGCGGTCGGCTTCGGACTCTCCCTGCTCGTGCTCCTCGCCCTGGCGACCGTCGCCTTCCAGGGCGCACGTCAGCTCACGGATACCACCGAGGGATTGCTCAAGGCCCACGAGAACTTCCGCCTGGTCCGTGAACTCCGCGCGCTGCTCATCGACGCCGAGACAGGTCAGCGAGGCTTCCTCCTCACGGGCGAGGACCCCTACCTGGAGCCCTATCAGCAGGCCATCTCCGCGCTCCAGCAGGACCAGAGCCTCCTGCGCGACGCCCTGGCGCCCTACCCCGAGCAACGCAACCGCATGGTCCGTCTGGAGCCGCTCGTCGTGAGCCGGCTGGCGCTGCTCGAAGAGGGCATCCGCCTGCGCCGACAAGAGGGACTCGAGGCCGCCCTGCCCGTCATCCGGAGCAACCGGGGCAGGCAGCTCATGGACCAGATTCGCGACGTCATCAACGAGATGCTCGCCGACGAGCAGGAGCGGTGGACCGAACACGCCAATGAGGCGCGCGCCGCCGCACAGCAGATGCGATGGGTGCTCGCCGTCTGCACCGTGCTGGGTGTGCTCATCGTCGGCCTGGGCAGCTATCTGGTGACTCGCAGCATCACCGTCCCGCTGCGCCAGCTCATGATGGGCGCGGAGCAGCTCGGCCTGGGCCACCTCAACCACCGCATCAACCTGAAGGGGCGCGACGAGATGACGGAGCTCGCCCGCGCCTTCAACGAGATGGCGGAGCGCCGTCAACAGTCGGAGATTCACATCGCCAAGCAGTCCGAGCAGCGCGAGCACACGCTGCGCACCGTGGCCGAGTTCGTCAATCAGCTCGCGAGCACCAGCGCGGAGATTCTGGCCAGCACCACGGAGCAGGTGGCCGGCGCGCAGGAGCAGGGCAGCGCGGTGACGGAGACGGTGAGCACCATCGAGGAGATCACCAAGACCTCCGAGGAGGCCGCCGGGCGTGCACGCGATGTCAGCAACTCCGCGCGGCACGCGGAGGAGGTGGGCCGCGCGGGACGCCGCTCGGTGGAGGAGGCCGTCACCTCGATGAGCGTGCTGCGCGAACAGGTGGAGTCCATCGCCTCGCGCATCCTCGCGTTGGCCGAACAGGCCCAGGCCATCGGCGATATCATCACCACCGTCAATGACATCTCCGAGCAGACGCACATGCTCGCGCTCAACGCGTCCATCGAGGCGAGCCGCGCGGGGGAGAACGGCCGGGGCTTCGCGGTGGTCGCCACGGAGGTGAAGGCGCTGGCGGACCAGTCCAAGAAGGCCACGGGACAGGTGCGGCAGATTCTGGGGCAGATACAGAAGGCCACCCATGGCGCGGTGATGACGACCGAAGAGGGCACCAAGAGCGTGGCCTCGACCACGCGCATCGTGTCCGAGGCAGGCACCACCATCCAGGCGCTGAGCGACCTGCTGGCGCAGGCCTCCCTCACGGCCGCGCAGATCGCCGCGTCCGCCAACCAGCAGGCCACGGGCATCGCGCAGATACGCCAGGCGATGCATGACGTGAATCAAGCGACACAGCAGGGGTTGATGTCCTCGCGGCAGACAGAGCGCGCGATGCAGGACATCAACGGCATGGGACAGAAGCTCAAGACCCTGTTGGAAGAGTACGGGCGCTGA
- a CDS encoding chemotaxis protein CheW yields the protein MAGSRGIDWEAVRTRMTELDAARETQGTLNPEQQAALLDARARVLSRPPAPEVAPGTLREMIRFRASGQLYALESRFVLEVVRSTDVVPLPGAPPVLRGLTLLHGEVLPVVELAPLFGREPVDSKGPLLVLGTGRAELGIRTEEVQEVTQVSSQELLPAPVALADDAGSLVFAADREGNLLLEGEALLGDSRLVFDLSDEGVP from the coding sequence ATGGCGGGCTCCCGTGGCATCGACTGGGAGGCGGTCCGCACGCGCATGACCGAGCTCGACGCGGCTCGTGAGACACAAGGCACGCTCAATCCCGAGCAGCAGGCCGCGCTGCTCGACGCCCGGGCCCGCGTCCTCAGCCGTCCTCCAGCCCCCGAGGTCGCCCCTGGCACCCTTCGCGAGATGATTCGCTTCCGCGCGAGCGGGCAACTCTACGCGCTCGAGTCCCGCTTCGTGCTGGAAGTCGTCCGGTCGACAGACGTGGTGCCGCTACCCGGTGCGCCTCCGGTGCTGCGCGGCCTCACCCTCCTGCACGGAGAAGTCCTCCCGGTGGTGGAGCTGGCGCCGCTCTTCGGCCGCGAACCCGTGGACAGCAAGGGCCCCCTGCTCGTCCTGGGCACGGGACGCGCCGAGCTGGGCATACGCACCGAAGAGGTCCAAGAGGTCACCCAGGTGTCGAGCCAGGAACTGTTGCCGGCCCCCGTGGCCCTGGCGGACGACGCGGGCTCGCTGGTGTTCGCCGCCGACAGAGAGGGAAATCTCCTGCTGGAGGGAGAGGCCCTGCTGGGTGACAGTCGCCTCGTGTTCGACCTGTCCGACGAGGGCGTCCCATGA